Proteins found in one Synechococcus sp. LA31 genomic segment:
- a CDS encoding response regulator transcription factor, whose amino-acid sequence MVDDDRDLLALLQERFNDCGWQPRGFENGASLDEALREEMPHVLVLDRLLPGQNGTHLLERLRGQGHRFPVLMLSALGTADERIEGLETGADDYMAKPFLWRELQLRLERLLDYRRELTPQRPPEQIFRINTLLFDPGRLELQGPTGVVNTLSRGDASLLSFFCLSPGIAFEREQLCQATGSLVDATNSRSIDVRISKLRKLLNSCKRGSGRMIEAVRGRGYRLNAEVQSDPHT is encoded by the coding sequence GTGGTTGACGATGACCGTGATTTGCTGGCCCTGCTGCAGGAGCGCTTCAACGATTGCGGTTGGCAGCCCCGCGGCTTTGAAAACGGCGCGTCTCTTGATGAGGCGCTGCGCGAAGAGATGCCCCATGTGCTGGTGCTCGATCGCCTGCTGCCTGGCCAGAACGGCACCCACCTGCTCGAACGCCTGCGGGGCCAGGGACACCGCTTTCCTGTGCTGATGCTCTCAGCCCTTGGCACCGCTGATGAACGCATCGAGGGGCTGGAAACCGGAGCCGACGACTACATGGCCAAACCCTTCCTCTGGCGCGAATTGCAGCTGCGGCTGGAGCGCTTGCTCGACTACCGCCGCGAACTCACACCGCAACGGCCTCCCGAGCAGATCTTCCGCATCAACACCTTGCTGTTTGATCCAGGCCGGCTGGAGCTGCAAGGCCCCACCGGCGTGGTGAACACCCTCAGCCGCGGCGATGCCTCGCTGCTCAGTTTCTTCTGCCTCTCGCCTGGGATCGCCTTTGAGCGAGAACAGCTTTGCCAGGCGACCGGCAGCCTGGTGGATGCCACCAACAGCCGCAGCATCGACGTGCGCATCTCCAAGCTGCGCAAACTGCTCAACAGCTGCAAACGCGGCAGTGGCCGCATGATCG
- a CDS encoding LL-diaminopimelate aminotransferase yields the protein MAQVNGNYLKLKAGYLFPEIARRVKAFSEANPNAPIIRLGIGDVTEPLPAACRNAMKAAIDEMGTREGFHGYGPEQGYLWLREAIAQHDFQARGCQISADEIFVSDGSKCDSANILDILGEGNRIAVTDPVYPVYVDSNVMAGRTGDADDAGQYGGLTYLPINATNHFTAQIPSEKVDLIYLCFPNNPTGAVASKEQLTAWVDYARANGALILFDAAYEAFIQDPSLPHSIYEIEGARECAIEFRSFSKNAGFTGTRCALTVVPRGLMGTAANGEQVELWTLWNRRQCTKFNGVSYIVQRGAEAVYSPEGQAQVKALIAFYMENAAIIRRELSAAGLQIYGGEQAPYVWIKTPEGVDSWGFFDLLLSQANVVGTPGSGFGAAGEGYFRLSAFNSRENVLEAMRRIQAALAPSAAAA from the coding sequence ATGGCCCAGGTCAACGGCAATTACCTCAAGCTCAAGGCGGGCTATCTCTTCCCCGAGATCGCACGGCGGGTGAAGGCCTTCAGCGAAGCGAACCCCAACGCCCCGATCATTCGCCTCGGCATCGGCGATGTGACCGAGCCCCTGCCGGCAGCCTGCCGCAACGCGATGAAGGCCGCCATCGATGAAATGGGCACCCGCGAAGGCTTCCACGGCTATGGCCCCGAGCAGGGCTACCTCTGGCTGCGTGAGGCAATCGCCCAGCACGATTTCCAGGCCCGCGGCTGCCAGATCAGCGCCGATGAGATCTTCGTCTCCGACGGCTCTAAGTGCGACAGCGCCAACATCCTCGACATCCTGGGCGAAGGCAACCGCATCGCCGTCACCGACCCGGTGTATCCGGTGTATGTGGACAGCAACGTGATGGCCGGCCGCACGGGTGATGCCGATGACGCCGGCCAGTACGGCGGGCTCACCTATCTGCCCATCAACGCCACCAACCACTTCACCGCCCAGATCCCGAGCGAGAAGGTGGATCTGATCTACCTCTGCTTCCCCAATAACCCCACCGGTGCGGTGGCCAGCAAGGAGCAGCTCACGGCCTGGGTGGATTACGCCCGTGCCAACGGCGCCCTGATCCTGTTCGATGCCGCCTATGAGGCCTTCATTCAGGACCCCTCGCTGCCCCACTCGATCTATGAGATCGAAGGCGCCCGCGAGTGCGCCATCGAATTCCGCTCCTTCTCCAAAAACGCCGGCTTCACCGGCACCCGCTGCGCCCTCACCGTGGTGCCACGGGGCCTGATGGGCACCGCCGCCAATGGCGAACAGGTGGAGCTGTGGACCCTCTGGAACCGCCGCCAGTGCACCAAGTTCAACGGCGTGAGCTACATCGTGCAGCGCGGTGCCGAAGCGGTGTATTCACCTGAAGGCCAGGCCCAGGTGAAGGCGCTGATCGCCTTCTACATGGAGAACGCCGCGATCATCCGCCGCGAGCTCAGCGCCGCTGGGCTGCAGATCTACGGCGGTGAGCAGGCTCCCTATGTGTGGATCAAAACCCCTGAAGGGGTCGACTCCTGGGGTTTCTTCGATCTACTGCTCAGCCAGGCCAACGTGGTGGGAACCCCCGGCAGCGGCTTTGGCGCCGCCGGCGAGGGCTACTTCCGCCTCTCGGCGTTCAACAGCCGCGAGAACGTGCTCGAAGCGATGCGCCGCATCCAGGCCGCTCTCGCTCCGTCGGCCGCTGCCGCCTGA
- a CDS encoding CPBP family intramembrane glutamic endopeptidase, with translation MPRLHWWGTLLYPAALVAVFLGCQLLLRWLGAPAGLEASLAAVPAVAALLFSLPPRLQRCWGEPNPWRALGVAAPAAQLLKALVRGALKAVVLLALVIVALTMARQLSWMPRISPGLLLNALALGLGVGFAEELLFRGWLMGELTLLIGQQRALWLQAALFSLVHTRFNLPPLELLGLLIGLLLLGLALGLQRRADGGVLWGAIGLHGGLVAGWFVLHQGLVAIQPEAPTWLMGPDNPIGGLVGWLGLVLLLLIRQPWWNVSSSASTP, from the coding sequence ATGCCTCGCCTGCACTGGTGGGGCACGCTGCTCTACCCGGCGGCACTGGTGGCCGTGTTTCTGGGCTGTCAACTGCTGCTGCGGTGGTTGGGTGCCCCAGCTGGCCTTGAGGCCAGCCTGGCGGCCGTGCCAGCGGTGGCCGCACTCCTATTCAGCCTGCCGCCGCGGCTGCAACGCTGCTGGGGCGAACCAAACCCTTGGCGAGCCCTTGGTGTTGCCGCGCCCGCCGCGCAGCTCCTCAAAGCGTTGGTGCGCGGTGCACTCAAGGCTGTTGTGCTACTGGCACTGGTGATCGTGGCCCTAACCATGGCCAGACAGCTGAGCTGGATGCCCCGGATTAGCCCAGGCCTATTGCTCAATGCTTTAGCCCTAGGGCTGGGAGTGGGCTTTGCCGAAGAACTCCTGTTCCGCGGCTGGCTGATGGGTGAGCTCACGCTGCTGATCGGCCAGCAACGGGCGCTGTGGCTGCAGGCGGCGTTGTTCAGCCTGGTGCACACCCGCTTCAACCTTCCCCCTCTGGAGCTCTTGGGGTTGCTGATCGGTCTGTTGCTGTTGGGGCTGGCCCTAGGCCTACAGCGCCGCGCTGATGGTGGCGTGCTCTGGGGGGCCATCGGCCTGCATGGTGGCCTGGTGGCCGGTTGGTTTGTGCTCCATCAAGGCTTGGTGGCGATCCAACCTGAGGCGCCGACCTGGCTGATGGGCCCCGACAATCCCATCGGCGGGCTTGTTGGCTGGTTGGGGCTGGTGCTGTTGCTCTTGATCCGTCAGCCTTGGTGGAATGTGTCCAGCAGCGCCTCCACACCATGA
- a CDS encoding TIGR03960 family B12-binding radical SAM protein, with protein MTVAPAQPVDFESLVDRTIAKPGRYLGNELGVQPRDWDQAWAAAGVRWALTYPEVYEVGSSNTGHVILYSILNSVPGQLCDRSYLPGPDLAERLRSRGEALFAVESRRPLPAFDILGFSLSYELGATNILAMLELAQVPLRAADRGDLPLADPAAPPLIFAGGPTATSNPEPFAAFFDFVVLGDGEEVLPEIGLVVAEAKAAGLSRRQLLIDLAQVPGVYVPALYGPAADGVTQVPLLPGVPARVLRRTATPMPHYAMGLVPHIETVHDRLTVEIRRGCTRGCRFCQPGMLTRPARDVEPEAVIEAIETGMERTGYSDFSLLSLSCSDYLALPAVGVELRNRLADKNVSLTLPSQRVDRFDENIAHILGGTRKAGLTFAPEAGTQRLRDIVNKGLTDAELLRGIRTAMESGYRKVKLYFMIGLPGETDADVIGIADTCRSLQQQCRDLGRLELNLTISNFTPKPHTPFQWHSVSTAEFQRRQQLLRDELRRMRGIKTNYTDIRLSAMEDFVGRGDRRLAPVIEAAWRAGAGLDAWFEAADRTYEAWTSAIEAAGLGGRYRDLEMGEWSAAEGMDPDDLAAFCSQPLPWDHIDSGVEKTWLAEDLRQALAAAVVPDCSFEGCSSCGVCGPELGHNVVVPPPPIPEQRPQRAPASERVARLRFRFSKTGSMALLSHLDLVRLMERALRRSALPVSFTGGFHPLPRVQFALALPLGAEADGEWMDIEFTRELDAVEVLQQLQPQLPEGFALLQVEPVEVFGASLSQELVGARWQLHLRPIAGAPETVAPPLAAWQAATTDLLASDTWTWHDTDKKGRPRQRDCRPFLESLAVSSVAADVVMVRYSAVVDPAGRSLRPEQLQHWFSQALDLQLEMVSLRRESLQLRQGANA; from the coding sequence GTGACTGTTGCTCCAGCTCAGCCGGTGGATTTCGAGTCCCTGGTCGATCGCACCATCGCCAAGCCGGGCCGCTATCTCGGCAATGAGCTCGGCGTGCAGCCCCGCGACTGGGATCAGGCCTGGGCGGCCGCAGGCGTGCGCTGGGCGCTCACTTACCCCGAGGTTTACGAGGTCGGCTCCAGCAACACCGGCCACGTCATTCTCTATTCAATTCTCAACAGCGTTCCAGGTCAGCTGTGTGATCGCAGCTATCTGCCCGGCCCGGATCTGGCGGAGCGGCTGCGCTCCCGCGGCGAGGCCCTGTTTGCGGTGGAGAGCCGCCGGCCGCTGCCCGCCTTCGACATCCTCGGTTTTTCGCTCAGCTACGAGCTCGGTGCCACCAATATCCTCGCGATGCTGGAGCTGGCTCAGGTGCCGCTCCGTGCAGCCGACCGCGGCGATCTGCCCCTGGCCGATCCGGCGGCGCCGCCGCTGATTTTTGCCGGCGGTCCTACGGCCACCAGCAACCCCGAGCCCTTCGCGGCCTTCTTCGACTTCGTGGTGCTGGGGGATGGCGAGGAGGTGCTGCCGGAGATCGGCCTGGTGGTGGCGGAGGCCAAGGCCGCTGGCTTAAGTCGGCGGCAGCTGCTGATCGATCTGGCTCAAGTGCCAGGCGTGTATGTGCCAGCCCTTTACGGCCCGGCCGCTGATGGTGTGACTCAGGTGCCGCTGTTGCCTGGGGTGCCGGCGCGCGTGCTGCGGCGTACCGCCACGCCCATGCCCCACTACGCCATGGGGCTGGTGCCCCACATCGAAACGGTGCACGACCGGCTCACCGTGGAGATTCGCCGCGGCTGCACCCGCGGTTGTCGCTTCTGCCAGCCCGGAATGCTCACCCGCCCCGCTCGCGATGTGGAGCCCGAAGCGGTGATCGAGGCGATCGAAACCGGCATGGAGCGCACCGGCTACTCCGATTTCTCGTTGCTCTCGCTGAGCTGCTCGGATTACCTCGCCTTGCCGGCCGTAGGGGTAGAGCTGCGCAACCGCCTCGCTGATAAGAACGTGAGCCTCACGCTGCCAAGCCAGCGGGTGGATCGCTTCGACGAGAACATCGCCCACATCCTGGGGGGCACCCGTAAGGCGGGCCTCACCTTCGCGCCCGAGGCCGGTACCCAGCGCCTGCGCGACATCGTGAACAAGGGGCTCACCGACGCGGAGCTGTTGCGCGGCATCCGCACCGCCATGGAGAGCGGCTACCGCAAGGTGAAGCTCTATTTCATGATCGGCCTGCCGGGGGAAACCGATGCGGATGTGATCGGCATCGCCGACACCTGCCGCTCGTTGCAGCAGCAATGCCGCGATCTGGGGCGGCTCGAGCTCAACCTCACGATCAGCAATTTCACCCCCAAGCCGCATACGCCTTTTCAGTGGCACAGCGTGAGCACGGCGGAATTCCAGCGCCGCCAGCAGTTGCTGCGCGATGAGCTGCGGCGGATGCGTGGCATCAAAACCAACTACACCGACATCCGTCTCTCGGCGATGGAGGACTTTGTGGGCCGCGGCGATCGCCGCTTGGCGCCGGTGATCGAAGCCGCTTGGCGCGCCGGTGCCGGCCTTGATGCCTGGTTTGAGGCGGCGGATCGCACCTATGAAGCCTGGACCTCCGCCATTGAGGCCGCTGGCCTCGGGGGGCGCTACCGCGACCTGGAAATGGGGGAGTGGAGTGCAGCAGAAGGGATGGACCCCGACGATCTGGCTGCCTTCTGCAGCCAACCGCTGCCCTGGGATCACATCGATTCCGGTGTGGAGAAAACCTGGTTGGCAGAGGATCTGCGTCAGGCCCTGGCCGCGGCCGTGGTGCCGGATTGCTCGTTTGAGGGCTGCAGCAGCTGCGGGGTGTGTGGCCCCGAGTTGGGCCACAACGTGGTGGTGCCGCCGCCGCCGATTCCGGAGCAGCGGCCCCAGCGGGCGCCGGCCAGTGAACGGGTTGCGAGGCTGCGCTTCCGCTTCAGCAAAACAGGCTCCATGGCCCTGCTCAGCCATCTCGATCTGGTGCGGCTGATGGAGCGGGCCCTGCGCCGCAGCGCACTGCCGGTGAGTTTCACCGGCGGTTTCCATCCGCTGCCGCGGGTGCAGTTCGCCCTTGCCCTGCCGCTTGGGGCCGAGGCCGATGGCGAATGGATGGATATCGAATTCACCCGTGAACTTGATGCGGTTGAGGTTTTGCAGCAGCTCCAGCCTCAGCTGCCCGAGGGGTTTGCCTTGTTGCAGGTCGAGCCGGTGGAGGTGTTTGGCGCGAGCCTGTCGCAGGAGCTGGTGGGTGCCCGTTGGCAGCTGCACTTGCGGCCGATTGCTGGCGCTCCCGAGACGGTGGCGCCTCCGCTAGCGGCCTGGCAGGCGGCGACCACGGATCTGTTGGCCAGTGATACATGGACTTGGCACGACACCGATAAGAAGGGGCGGCCGCGGCAGCGTGACTGCAGGCCCTTTCTGGAGAGTCTGGCGGTGAGCTCGGTGGCGGCAGACGTCGTGATGGTTCGCTACAGCGCTGTTGTTGATCCGGCCGGCCGCAGCCTGAGGCCGGAGCAGCTGCAGCACTGGTTCAGCCAGGCTTTGGATCTGCAGTTGGAGATG
- the clpS gene encoding ATP-dependent Clp protease adapter ClpS, with product MSRSTPCGTAFTATQSPGRESGGAAVMEKAPERVRKPSPRYKVLLHNDPVNTMEYVVSTLRQVVPSLSEQDAIAVMLETHNTGVGLVIVCDIEPAEFYSETLKAKGLSSTIEPET from the coding sequence ATGAGCCGATCCACCCCCTGCGGAACCGCTTTCACCGCCACTCAGTCGCCCGGCCGTGAAAGCGGTGGGGCCGCCGTGATGGAAAAGGCCCCGGAGCGGGTGCGCAAGCCCTCCCCCCGCTACAAGGTGCTGCTGCACAACGACCCGGTAAACACCATGGAATACGTGGTGAGCACCCTGCGACAGGTGGTGCCCTCGCTCAGCGAGCAGGACGCCATCGCCGTGATGCTCGAGACCCACAACACCGGGGTTGGATTGGTGATCGTGTGCGATATCGAGCCGGCTGAGTTTTACAGCGAAACGCTGAAAGCCAAGGGGCTCAGCAGCACGATCGAACCGGAAACCTGA